The stretch of DNA gctggcggatgtgcattgactacaccagtctcaacaatgcttgcccaaaagattgctaccccctaccgaagatcgaccagctagtcgacgccacggccggccacgcccgtctctcgtttatggatgccttctccgggtacaaccaaatcaagatggcacccgaagaccaagaacaCACAGCTTTCCTCACCGAGCAggggatatatttttacaaagtcatgtcgttcgggttgaaaaatgccgGGGCCACCTACCAAAGGACGGTGAAcaggatgttcgcccaccagattggacgaaacatggaggtatatgttgacgacatgatcgtgaaaagccaaACAGCCGAAGCTCATCCTTCCGACCTGGCTGAAACATTCGACACCCTGCGAAGGTTCGGCCTACGCCTCAACCCTGCCAAGTGCGCCTTTGGCGTAACCTCGGGAAAATTCCTTGGATTCATCATACAcgagagagggattgacgccaacccggaaaaggtccagGCTGTCATAGACATGCAGCCCCctcggacgatcagagacctgcaACGCCTTAACGGGAGGTTAGTAGCCCTATCACGCTTCCtttcccgatcgggagatcgctgcctccccttcttcaaggcCTTGAAGGATCCAAAAAACTTCCAATGGACGGCGGAATGTGAAAGGgccttcgagcagatgaagcaacacctggccaacctcccccgactcgTGTCAGTCTCCCCAGGGGAGAAGTTGAGCCTCTACCTCGCCGCCTCTCAGCACGCGGTCAGCTCGGTTCTGGTCAAGGAAAACTCCGGCGACCAACTgccggtctactatgtcagccacatgcTAAGCGGACCAGAGGGACGCTACCCGCCAATCGAAAAGCTGGCACTGGCGCTCGTCCTGTCAGCGCGAAGGCTCCGCCCTtacttccaggcccacccgatagaggtaataacTGACCGGCCGCTTCGGCTCGTTCTGTCTAAATTCGACGTTGCAGGGCgcctcctcaaatgggcagtggagctcggcgagcatgacatACAGTACACGCCTCGGACCACCAttaaagcccagtccgtggcagACTTTATCGCGGAGCTGACCCCGAGTACAGGCGAAGAACTCGAGCCACCGCGTGACACGTGGACTCTCCACGTAGACGGGTCGGCCAACGCAAAGGGCGCCGGCGCAGGGCTGGTGCTGGTGACACCTGACGGCCGCTCGATTGAGCGCTCCTTCCGTTTCGGGTTCAGGGCTACCAACAACGAAGCAGAATACGAGGCTCTCCTGGCAGGGCTCCGATTGGCGCTGGAGATGCgggtgaccgacatacgcgtAATCACCGACTCACAActggtggctaggcagctcgacgGCGAATACGAAGCCCGGGACTCGACCATGGCGAAATACTTGGCACAGGTAAAAAACCTTGCCACCAAGTTCGTCCATTTTGGATtgtcgaatgttcccaggagcgagaaccagcgagccgacaccctgGCAAAACTAGCGTCCGGCTCGGCCCCCAGGGCTCGACCCGAGACCGAAGAGCTCCCCCACCGAGCCATAGAGGTCGTCGCCACCGTCACGGACGACGCGCCGGCCACCTGGGTACAAgagatgctacgcttcaagcgaGACGGGACCCTACCCGACGACGAAACAGCGGCTCGACGCTTGCGTCGGACGCAGGCATGGTACTCTGAAGAAGGAGGACGGTTGTACAAGCGGTCTTTCTCGCGCCCCTTGCTGCGCTGTCTAGAGCCGAACGAAGCCCGGACagttctgtccgacatgcatgaAGGGGCCTGCGGGGAACATATGGGCGAacgagccctggcgcacaagatactccgacaggggtattactggccgaccatgcgccaggacgcgaaagctttcgtgcggcgatgcagctcatgccaggagcacgcccgcaTCGCCCGACAGCcggcggtcctgttcacccccgtcgactgtgcttggccattcgcgcagtgggggctggacatactcgggcctctcccacccgcctccggccagcggaagtacatcatcgtaggagtggactactttaccaggtgggtcgaagccgagcccctagcCACCATTACGGAGTCACAAGTGGAAaggttcgtgtggagaaacctcaTAACACGGTTTggcctgccccagtccatcgtcaCCGATAATGGACCTCAATTCGCCGGCAAGAGGTTCCAAAAGTTTTGCGCCGAGCACAAAATTCAGCTGAGATttagctcggtggcttacccccaggcAAACGGGCTAGCTGAAGTAACCAACCGGTCTATCGTCGACGGTCTCAAGAGGAGGGTGTCCGCTGCCCGATCAGCTTGGATCGAAGAGCTCCCGAGCGTCCTGTGGGCGCTACGCACTACCCCCAAGACCCCGACCGGGGAGTCTCCCtacagcctcacgttcgggaccgaggccgtatTACCATCCGAAGTAGCCGTCCCAACTCCGCGGACAGCAGGCTACAGCGAAGAGGCCTCGTGTGAAGGACTCCGATCCAACCTGGATCTGCTCGAGGAAAGACGGGCCAGCGCACACCAGAAAgctctttcttacaaaagagccgtggcaagggtctacaaccggagGGTGCGACCCCGGTCGATAAAGATTGAGGacctggtcctgcgcaaaatcgaggtcagccacccaacccaagtaagggggaaactggccccgaagtgggaaggaccctaccgggtcatcggagtatcccgaccggggacgttccgactcgcaacaatggatggcgaccccgtgcccCGGACTTGGAATATACAGAACCTTAGAAAATACTTCATCTGAAGACACGGGCACTACGCAAACACGAAAATCAGAAGAAAAGAGCATCTTATTAAAAAGGAGGGGATACAGAACCATAACCATGAGGAACAGAAACCAAAACTCATACAGAAAACCCCTCACACCCTCGACCTCGACTCCGACATACAAAAAACAACGCTCATCACTCTCCTGGAGTCTTCGGGCGGTCGTCGAAtggcacgtcctccggcatgtccacctcAAGATCCACGGGATGGGAGGCAAAGGGAtccctttccacctcggagccAGGAGGGCATGAGCCGAAGCGACCTAGGGCGATTCTGTATCCGtactcgtaggatactcgcccCATTCGGGTCAATCCAAGCTCGAAGTTCTCGGACTTCTTGTAAGCTTCGATCGCCTCTTTATCCTTCGACGGGCGAAGGCGGACCTCCTCGGCTAGCGCGTCCGAAGCTGCGCGGGCTTCAGCCTCGGCCTTTTCCGCCCTTTTGGTAAGGCCAAGCGCCTCCGACCTCAGTAGGCGCAGCTCCGCCCGATCCAAACGGAGAAACTCTTCGAGTTCCTTGACCGAACTGCCCGATTGCTCGAGCTCCGCCTTCAGGCGCGCCACCTCCTCCTCGGA from Musa acuminata AAA Group cultivar baxijiao chromosome BXJ2-11, Cavendish_Baxijiao_AAA, whole genome shotgun sequence encodes:
- the LOC135627577 gene encoding uncharacterized protein LOC135627577; amino-acid sequence: MSFGLKNAGATYQRTVNRMFAHQIGRNMEVYVDDMIVKSQTAEAHPSDLAETFDTLRRFGLRLNPAKCAFGVTSGKFLGFIIHERGIDANPEKVQAVIDMQPPRTIRDLQRLNGRLVALSRFLSRSGDRCLPFFKALKDPKNFQWTAECERAFEQMKQHLANLPRLVSVSPGEKLSLYLAASQHAVSSVLVKENSGDQLPVYYVSHMLSGPEGRYPPIEKLALALVLSARRLRPYFQAHPIEVITDRPLRLVLSKFDVAGRLLKWAVELGEHDIQYTPRTTIKAQSVADFIAELTPSTGEELEPPRDTWTLHVDGSANAKGAGAGLVLVTPDGRSIERSFRFGFRATNNEAEYEALLAGLRLALEMRVTDIRVITDSQLVARQLDGEYEARDSTMAKYLAQVKNLATKFVHFGLSNVPRSENQRADTLAKLASGSAPRARPETEELPHRAIEVVATVTDDAPATWVQEMLRFKRDGTLPDDETAARRLRRTQAWYSEEGGRLYKRSFSRPLLRCLEPNEARTVLSDMHEGACGEHMGERALAHKILRQGYYWPTMRQDAKAFVRRCSSCQEHARIARQPAVLFTPVDCAWPFAQWVEAEPLATITESQVERFVWRNLITRFGLPQSIVTDNGPQFAGKRFQKFCAEHKIQLRFSSVAYPQANGLAEVTNRSIVDGLKRRVSAARSAWIEELPSVLWALRTTPKTPTGESPYSLTFGTEAVLPSEVAVPTPRTAGYSEEASCEGLRSNLDLLEERRASAHQKALSYKRAVARVYNRRVRPRSIKIEDLVLRKIEVSHPTQVRGKLAPKWEGPYRVIGVSRPGTFRLATMDGDPVPRTWNIQNLRKYFI